Proteins co-encoded in one Pocillopora verrucosa isolate sample1 chromosome 1, ASM3666991v2, whole genome shotgun sequence genomic window:
- the LOC131781679 gene encoding uncharacterized protein, with protein MVVNFEKIKVAQMYAIPLDDKAFFLCATIFVISFAFGNGRSIRDPVFHCLFETSDAAETCYRAAHNPAGLQRGRSLGLAMKSLLPTDIDNWPSMNNSQKAQKCLTSLKNFMAPLEVVMASLKRPHFNCKSSGNTLNKTVHGLHQLLETAIKDINIYARRQSISLKPFKLTSVDMTRMTALAKRQLKQSGLSASRAVVVRNYVFLDYLNEVVSDIKLTPRSCFNTKVQLSQICPV; from the exons ATAAAGCTTTCTTCCTTTGTGCCACTATCTTTGTGATCAGTTTTGCCTTTGGTAATGGGAGATCAATTCGTGATCCAGTTTTTCACTGCCTTTTTGAAACCTCAGATGCCGCAGAGACATGTTAC AGAGCAGCCCATAACCCCGCTGGTCTCCAGCGTGGAAGAAGTCTTGGATTGGCTATGAAGAGTCTTCTTCCGACAGATATCGACAACTGGCCTAGCATG AATAACAGCCAGAAGGCACAAAAGTGTTTGACATCGTTGAAGAACTTTATGGCGCCACTCGAGGTTGTCATGGCAAGCCTTAAACGGCCACACTTTAACTGCAAGTCATCGGGAAACACGTTGAACAAGACAGTCCATGGATTACATCAACTCCTGGAGACAGCTATTAAGGACATTAACATATAT GCCCGTCGTCAAAGTATTTCCCTGAAACCATTTAAACTGACATCTGTGGACATGACAAGAATGACAGCACTAGCCAAGAGGCAACTGAAACAGTCG GGATTGTCGGCAAGTCGAGCAGTGGTAGTTCGAAATTATGTCTTCTTGGATTACCTAAACGAAGTTGTTTCCGACATAAAACTCACTCCAAGATCCTGCTTTAATACCAAAGTTCAGCTTAGTCAGATTTGCCCGGTGTGA